The following are from one region of the Osmerus mordax isolate fOsmMor3 chromosome 1, fOsmMor3.pri, whole genome shotgun sequence genome:
- the LOC136964293 gene encoding death-inducer obliterator 1-like isoform X2, with product MEESVSPELSLAPEPEQSQDPLDNSSQATTEEHKIQIKGEQESDHVPEVQLEETEKSVKASSEFRKTWGFRRTTIAKRDMPAEAASESQEGRGPVRRSGRQAKRTDKLEEFLLTTKRAGRRSGPASLEGGDPPSQTPTDAETASEASFDGSADVKSVDDKCESPEVRTRSGSRKKVTGKAKGGRGKKGGGGLVKDDASSENDNEEGGGGDTPKKPPSKNPGQLKDQDENQELEPEKPSPTEGDEDVEDQAEAPKNQELGQKEIEVEVENKEKTDEEENTKPTVTSGKRTSSRSPVMAASQSSTSIKREAKAKPGPKSLKVQEEDDSEEEDEDTTTTSSSSSSSDSDEEGGYDPNALYCICRQKHNKRFMICCDRCEEWFHGDCVGITEARGRLMERNGEDYVCPNCSAKKSHGAKAAVPATENGKLKASAGAGTCKEEPSSSLSPAVAASSASVAGTEEKAGDDMGIKGRIEKATNPSGKKKIKIFQPAALQPTVKAAPETPSPTGVKAEEGSSLPKCIGPGCEKNAQPDSVYCGNDCILRHAAAAMKSITDVKEPKQKEKDKPKAQKEKPCKSTPKSAATGRKASKKTTEEESESKDEDSDEDELAEEHPPPPATSSWSSDHNYNAVTPEKTTPISTVLNKACSKENQESDEGQESDEEQNKKDPAPLEKKPSESTTPPKGTKKSPRPKESKMATKGKRASSPISSTKSSKKRLTPPSKTVKSKKPGSSTGPAPSTSSPGPVHITGALRVTKSTFTIPKKQPQQKDTPASNHSSSSRAQTSVSSAPSSQTQSSSPRPPQPAASAPTMPSMPSLPPPNNQMRQNIRRSLTDILYKRVSDSDDLNMSESEVGKLAVTIEKEMFNLCLNTDSKYKNKYRSLMFNLKDPKNKGLFYRVVWGEVSPFRLVRLSAEELLSKEISEWRKPDNSETPNARPQAGHARAGHRSETGHPYVDTEDAPPMSDGDVCIPATSPSPRMASAAEQEESSSVPSGSAQGSSAATSGSVMPDIFSSMLKDTTAEHRAHLFDLNCKICTGQKAEDEPAAKKAKLSKKPEVRPRQELRSSRSSSGEVTPTLYPSAEPPVPEPPPPQEDMHSLAPPPQTPLSTTPTISSVSITRRDPRMARHSSGVTVTHTAQDFSMAAPISEELPVAAVPLAVEVVLKGPLPMPPAPPPSITKAVLQKATASGDTRIYGSAETSASEAPPEGETALFLSGQEMIWKGFINMHTVAKFVTKAYLVSGSFEYLKEDLPDTIHIGGRISPTTVWDYVGKLKTSLSKELCLIRFHPATEEEKVAYVSLFSYFSSRKRFGVVANNNRRIKDLYLIPLSSKDPLPSKLLPFDGPGLEPARPNLLLGLVICQKDRKRPGASLEGEEKRSKIQTRGQDDGGLPKVTTSVKAEAKAEKGARFSQEIPFSTTPPRSPPALSSSETFSTSQATSSVLSFLSSVKAPAVATPTGKDSPSSSSSAASSATATPLQTILKTLFGKKKQDSEASLSPDQGGEGSVAPAALLDPIVQQFGQISKEKHGEEDEDDRPYDPEEEYDPSMGYTASKRTVDTAKVVSKNSEGPFTEVDDVAYDPEDDTIFEEVKTEAPGQAKATPEIETTGGTNQQKMLDNLNKQIEEQKRQLEEQEESIRQQRSTAGAAGTSVSDSLMAQPSLLANSQLLQLGKKVEELVKSSVTPLMNQKRDPRQSRDPRQAAASRRQTADSGEKEEMPTHVPESTSPPPPPPPPPAVQQSETPLSQEEVMTEELPFLESDETEVSIPLLGEQMEPDMEVNYMEDRKLKTEEIEPTKVENEMDKYSIWPNAASILKVGEISNYEQNSQESNSISYYEASTNDTSTTASKIPVLSQNMTHVSSALGDSHSSHMSHVPTSSFHSDYRGAPDTLSPNSFPPQHGPPHLQGPPRMLGPPPMSVPPPMQGLHPMCGPPPMQGLPPPLQVPQIHGPPPMQGEGSQSQYGPPPGGYPPYPNQWGGSQQPPHPGPHPQNIIPPRGLPHPFPPVGPRPRSQIFDPPMGSMPPQHIGQQGPPPGLPPPNYDGQNALPPPRFNGPPPRFNYPGPGGPPPPFTGPPLGHFDSRVPPPSHFSGPRGVPPSQFGDQVSQAPMMDPPRGAMDQYNKDGVGSYTQGMDHHQGPYKDNQAPPPGPPYRGPPPNQYEGRRGPPPLAEISGQRFQQHGQYRAPSPPPPTHRGSYDDPRGGPPQDIRGPPPQHFTGPQRYRLDSHPDDLRPGRHSGPLLPTPSEGPIPLPSRMGGHSPDPHRDEHWRRHSPSLRRRSASTREVSEPRSGERSSRFEGAHREREPITASSRLSEERQRDVSEDRRRDREPGPHGGRPWDRSQGKRWSREREWDKSKDRDRERERSKGRDGDRHREPDGDRHRESEPEKRRDRERDRDRERDRGREREPERRDHDRDRARIRDRERDKERDRERDKDKDVRDRDRERDKDPRERRRERSRSRDRERGKDRDRARDRDRDRDRDKERDRRDRSRSKEKREDKKDVKHDTTKASEKSVEMENDKN from the exons ATGGAGGAGAGTGTGAGCCCTGAGCTCTCTCTAGCTCCCGAGCCAGAGCAGAGTCAGGATCCTTTGGATAACAGCTCTCAAG CAACCACAGAGGAGCATAAAATACAGATaaaaggagagcaggagagcgaTCATGTTCCTGAGGTACagctagaggaaacagagaAATCTGTCAAGGCCTCAAGTGAGTTTAGGAAGACCTGGGGTTTCAGACGGACCACCATCGCCAAGCGAGACATGCCGGCAGAGGCGGCCTCTGAGAGCCAGGAGGGCCGAGGGCCTGTACGCCGTAGTGGGAGGCAGGCCAAACGCACGGACAAGCTAGAGGAGTTCCTGCTCACCACtaagagagctgggaggaggagtgggcctGCCAGCCTCGAGGGTGGGGACCCCCCATCACAAACTCCCACCGATGCAGAGACTGCGTCGGAGGCCAGCTTTGACGGCAGCGCTGACGTGAAGTCCGTGGACGACAAGTGCGAGTCCCCTGAAGTGAGGACGAGGAGCGGAAGCAGGAAGAAGGTCACTGGGAAGGCAAAAGGGGGTCgagggaagaaggggggaggCGGCTTGGTCAAAGATGACGCAAGCTCAGAGAATGACAATGAAGAGGGTGGCGGTGGAGATACCCCAAAGAAGCCTCCGTCCAAGAATCCGGGTCAGCTAAAAGACCAAGATGAGAATCAGGAGCTGGAACCTGAGAAGCCTAGTCCcacagagggagatgaagacGTAGAGGATCAAGCGGAGGCTCCGAAAAATCAGGAATTGGGCCAGAAAGAGATTGAAGTGGAGGTTGAGAATAAAGAGAAAACGGACGAAGAGGAGAACACGAAGCCCACAGTGACTAGCGGAAAGCGTACATCAAGCAGATCTCCTGTGATGGCAGCCAGTCAAAGTTCGACTTCAATCAAGAGAGAAGCGAAAGCCAAACCTGGTCCAAAGTCCTTAAAGGTCCAGGAGGAAGATGACTctgaagaggaagatgaggataccaccaccacctcctcctcgtcatctTCCAGTGACTCGGATGAAGAAGGAGGATATGACCCTAATGCACTTTACTGCATCTGTCGACAGAAACACAACAAACG GTTCATGATCTGCTGCGACCGCTGTGAAGAGTGGTTCCACGGTGACTGCGTGGGTATCACAGAGGCTCGCGGGCGTCTGATGGAGCGCAATGGGGAGGACTACGTCTGCCCCAACTGCAGTGCCAAGAAGAGCCACGGTGCCAAGGCTGCTGTCCCCGCCACAGAGAACGGGAAACTCAAGGCCTCTGCGGGAGCTGGGACCTGTAAAGAAGAGCCCAGCTCATCGTTGAGCCCTGCTGTGGCTGCCTCATCCGCCAGCGTGGCTGGGACGGAAGAGAAAGCTGGGGACGACATGGGGATCAAAGGGAGGATAGAGAAAGCCACAAATCCGAGTGGGAAGAAGAAGATCAAGATCTTTCAGCCG GCCGCACTGCAGCCCACTGTGAAGGCAGCTCCAGAGACGCCTAGTCCGACAGGGGTGAAGGCCGAGGAAGGTTCTTCTCTGCCCAAATGCATTGGACCTGGCTGTGAGAAGAACGCCCAGCCAGACTCTGTCTATTGTGGCAATGACTGCATCCTGAGGCACGCAGCTGCAGCCATGAAGTCCATCACAGATGTGAAGGAGCCAAAGCAGAAAGAAAAGGACAAACCTAAAGCCCAGAAGGAGAAGCCTTGCAAGTCAACGCCTAAG AGTGCTGCCACAGGAAGGAAGGCCAGCAAGAAGACAACTGAAGAGGAGTCTGAAAGTAAGGATGAAGACTCTGATGAAGATGAGCTCGCAGAGGAGCATCCACCACCACCCGCCACATCATCCTGGTCCAGCGACCATAATTACAATGCAGTAACGCCAGAAAAGACTACACCCATATCAACAGTTTTAAACAAAGCGT GCTCCAAAGAGAACCAGGAGAGTGATGAGGGACAGGAGAGTGATGAGGAACAGAACAAAAAGGATCCTGCTCCTCTGGAGAAGAAACCTAGTGAATCCACCACGCCACCCAAAGGAACCAAAAAGTCCCCTCGTCCTAAAGAATCCAAGATGGCCACCAAGGGCAAGAGGGCTTCATCTCCAATCAGCAGTACCAAGTCATCCAAGAAACGATTGACTCCCCCTAGTAAAACGGTCAAGTCCAAGAAACCAGGCTCTTCAACTGGCCCTGCTCCGTCTACCTCATCCCCCGGTCCTGTTCACATCACAGGAGCTTTGAGAGTCACAAAGTCCACCTTCACCATCCCTAAGAAGCAACCACAGCAGAAGGACACCCCGGCCTCCAACCACTCCTCTTCTTCCAGAGCCCAGACATCGGTCTCCTCGGCCCCCTCCAGTCAGACCCAGTCgtcctcccccaggcctccccagCCTGCTGCTTCAGCCCCCACCATGCCCTCCatgccctctctgcctccacctaACAACCAGATGAGACAGAACATCCGCCGCTCACTAACGGACATCCTCTATAAGAG GGTGAGTGACAGTGATGATTTGAATATGTCTGAGAGCGAGGTGGGGAAACTGGCTGTTACCATTGAGAAGGAGATGTTCAACCTGTGCCTTAACACTGACAGCAAGTACAAGAACAAGTATAGGTCCCTCATGTTCAATCTGAAAGACCCCAAAAACAAG GGTCTGTTCTACAGGGTGGTCTGGGGGGAGGTCAGTCCCTTTAGACTGGTGAGACTGAGTGCTGAGGAGCTTCTTTCCAAGGAGATCTCAGAGTGGCGAAAGCCTGACAACTCCGAG ACTCCGAACGCCCGGCCCCAGGCAGGGCATGCCAGAGCAGGCCACAGGAGTGAGACAGGTCATCCTTACGTGGACACGGAGGATGCCCCTCCCATGTCTGATGGAGATGTATGTATCCCTGCCACCTCCCCGTCTCCTCGCATGGCTTCTGCTGCA GAACAGGAGGAGTCTAGTTCCGTTCCCTCAGGCTCTGCTCAGGGCTCCAGTGCTGCCACCAGTGGCAGTGTAATGCCAGATATCTTCAGCAGCATGCTGAAAGATACGACAGCTGAACACAGAGCCCACCTATTTGACCTCAACTGTAAGATCTGCACAG GCCAGAAAGCTGAGGATGAGCCAGCAGCAAAGAAAGCCAAGCTTTCCAAGAAGCCAGAGGTTAGGCCCAGACAGGAACTACGTTCCTCCAGGTCCTCCTCAGGTGAAGTCACTCCAACCCTCTACCCCAGCGCTGAGCCCCCTGTGCCTGAGCCCCCGCCCCCTCAGGAGGACATGCAtagcctggctcctcccccgcAAACACCTCTCAGCACCACGCCCACCATTTCCTCTGTCAGCATCACCCGCAGAGACCCCCGCATGGCCAGGCACAGCTCTGGTGTGACCGTTACCCACACTGCACAGGACTTCTCCATGGCGGCGCCCATCTCAGAAGAGCTACCTGTTGCTGCGGTGCCTCTGGCTGTAGAGGTGGTCCTAAAAGGGCCTCTGCCCATGCCCCCAGCTCCCCCACCCTCAATCACCAAAGCTGTTCTGCAGAAAGCCACTGCCTCAGGGGACACCAGGATATATGGTTCAGCTGAAACAAG TGCATCGGAGGCTCCTCCAGAGGGGGAGActgctctcttcctgtctggccAGGAGATGATATGGAAAGGATTTATCAACATGCATACTGTTGCTAAGTTTGTCACCAAGGCTTACCTGGTCTCTGGATCTTTCGAGTACCTGAAGGAG GATCTGCCAGACACCATCCACATCGGGGGCCGGATATCCCCCACCACAGTGTGGGACTACGTTGGGAAACTCAAGACGTCTCTGTCCAAA gAGTTGTGCCTGATTCGTTTCCATCCCGctacagaggaagagaaggtggcctatgtctctctgttctcttaTTTTAGCAGTAGGAAACGCTTTGGAGTGGTCGCCAACAACAACCGCCGCATCAAAGACCTCTACCTCATCCCCCTGAGCTCCAAGGACCCGCTCCCCTCCAAACTTTTACCCTTCGATGGGCCAG GACTGGAGCCAGCCCGCCCCAACCTCCTCCTTGGCCTTGTGATTTGCCAGAAGGACAGGAAGCGCCCTGGAGCTTCCTTGGAGGGTGAAGAGAAACGTTCGAAGATACAAACCAGAGGTCAGGATGATGGCGGCCTTCCAAAAGTAACCACTTCTGTCAAAGCAGAGGccaaagcagagaaaggtgCACGCTTCAGCCAGGAGATTCCCTTCAGTACAACCCCTCCAAGATCACCACCTGCTCTGAGTTCCTCGGAGACTTTCTCCACTTCTCAAGCCACCTCATCAGTtttgtctttcctctcctctgtcaaaGCTCCTGCTGTAGCCACCCCTACAGGCAAAgactccccatcctcctctagTTCTGCAGCCTCCTCTGCTACTGCCACCCCACTGCAGACCATTCTCAAGACTCTCTTTGGAAAGAAAAAGCAGGACTCtgaggcctccctctctcctgatcaGGGGGGAGAAggctcagttgcccctgccgcACTCCTAGATCCTATTGTTCAGCAGTTTGGACAGATTTCCAAAGAGAAGcatggagaggaggacgaggatgaccGGCCGTATGACCCAGAAGAGGAGTATGACCCCAGCATGGGCTACACAGCATCTAAGAGAACTGTTGACACAGCCAAAGTGGTCAGCAAGAACTCTGAGGGTCCGTTTACTGAGGTGGATGATGTTGCATATGACCCAGAAGATGACACTATATTTGAGGAAGTTAAGACTGAGGCGCCTGGTCAAGCTAAGGCTACACCTGAAATTGAAACCACAGGTGGGACGAATCAGCAGAAAATGTTGGACAATCTCAATAAACAGATTGAAGAACAGAAAAGACAGCTTGAGGAGCAGGAAGAATCAATTCGCCAACAAAGATCGACCGCAGGGGCAGCTGGCACCTCCGTCTCTGATTCCTTAATGGCACAGCCCTCCTTACTGGCCAACAGCCAGCTTTTGCAGCTGGGTAAAAAGGTTGAAGAGTTGGTGAAATCGTCAGTCACCCCTTTGATGAACCAGAAAAGGGACCCCCGACAGAGCCGGGATCCTCGACAGGCAGCAGCCAGCAGGAGACAAACGGCAGACtctggagagaaggaagaaatgCCAACTCACGTCCCAGAGTCCACCTCACCGccaccgccgccgccgccaccgCCTGCTGTCCAACAGTCAGAAACACCTCTGTCACAAGAGGAAGTGATGACAGAGGAGCTCCCCTTCTTGGAGTCAGACGAAACCGAGGTTTCCATTCCCTTATTAGGAGAGCAGATGGAACCTGACATGGAAGTCAACTACATGGAAGATCGAAAACTGAAAACCGAGGAGATTGAGCCGACCAAGGTGGAGAACGAGATGGACAAGTACAGTATTTGGCCGAATGCTGCCAGCATCCTAAAAGTAGGCGAGATCTCTAATTATGAGCAGAACAGTCAAGAATCAAACTCTATTTCCTACTATGAGGCATCTACTAATGACACCTCTACCACTGCATCCAAAATTCCTGTACTCAGTCAAAACATGACCCATGTTAGTAGTGCTCTGGGTGACAGTCATTCTTCCCACATGTCACATGTACCAACATCAAGCTTTCACAGTGACTATCGAGGTGCCCCCGACACTCTGTCGCCAAACAGTTTCCCTCCTCAGCATGGACCCCCGCACTTGCAGGGACCACCCCGTATGCTTGGGCCTCCACCCATGTCTGTTCCTCCACCCATGCAGGGACTCCATCCAATGTGCGGCCCACCACCTATGCAGGGTCTTCCACCACCCTTACAGGTTCCTCAAATTCATGGTCCTCCACCCATGCAAGGTGAAGGAAGCCAGTCTCAGTATGGCCCACCTCCAGGAGGTTATCCTCCCTATCCAAACCAGTGGGGTGGGTCTCAGCAGCCCCCACATCCTGGGCCTCATCCTCAGAACATAATTCCACCAAGAGGACTCCCACATCCATTCCCTCCAGTGGGGCCGAGACCTCGCTCTCAGATATTTGATCCCCCTATGGGCTCCATGCCCCCCCAACACATTGGACAACAAGGCCCCCCTCCTGGCCTACCCCCACCCAATTATGATGGACAAAATGCTTTACCCCCACCAAGATTTAATGGACCACCTCCAAGATTTAATTACCCTGGACCTggaggcccccctccccccttcacaggGCCACCCCTTGGCCACTTTGACAGTAGAGTGCCACCTCCTTCTCACTTCTCTGGACCCAGGGGTGTTCCACCCTCTCAATTTGGAGATCAGGTGTCCCAAGCTCCCATGATGGATCCACCCCGAGGCGCTATGGATCAGTACAACAAAGATGGTGTAGGATCTTATACACAGGGCATGGACCACCACCAGGGACCATACAAAGATAACCAGGCCCCTCCGCCAGGCCCACCTTACAGGGGACCTCCACCCAACCAGTATGAGGGAAGAAGAGGTCCACCGCCCCTTGCAGAAATCAGTGGACAGCGCTTCCAGCAGCATGGACAGTATAGAgcaccctctccaccacccccaacTCACAGAGGGTCTTACGATGACCCGCGGGGTGGTCCTCCTCAGGACATCAGggggccacccccccagcatTTTACTGGGCCCCAGCGGTACCGCCTTGACAGTCATCCAGATGACTTGAGACCAGGACGTCATAGTGGGCCTCTACTCCCAACACCTTCAGAGGGTCCGATACCTCTACCAAGTCGCATGGGAGGTCACAGTCCAGATCCCCACAGGGATGAACACTGGCGCAGACACTCGCCtagcctgaggaggaggagcgcctCAACCAGAGAGGTCTCAGAGCCTCGCAGTGGCGAAAGGTCCAGCCGCTTTGAGGGTGCCCATCGAGAGCGGGAGCCTATCACTGCATCCTCGCGACTGTctgaagaaagacagagggatgtGTCAGAGGACCGCAGAAGGGACAGAGAGCCTGGCCCACATGGAGGCAGGCCGTGGGACAGAAGCCAGGGCAAGCGCTGGAGCCGGGAGCGAGAGTGGGATAAAAGCAAGGATAGAGATCGGGAAAGAGAGCGCAGCAAaggtagagatggagacagacacagagaaccaGACGGAGACCGTCACCGGGAGTCAGAGCCTGAAAAGAGgcgtgacagagaaagagaccgaGACCGTgaaagggacagggggagggagagggaacctGAGAGGCGAGACCACGACCGAGACAGAGCGAGGATCAGAGAccgtgagagagacaaagaaagagaccgGGAAcgagacaaagacaaagacgTCAGGGACCGAGACCGGGAACGAGACAAAGACCCCAGGGAGCGGAGAAGGGAGCGCTCCAGGAGCAGAGACCGAGAGCGTGGGAAAGACCGAGACCGAGCTAGGGACAGGGACCGGGACAGGGACCGGGATAAAGAACGGGACCGCCGGGATAGGAGCAGAagcaaagaaaagagagaagataAAAAAGATGTTAAACACGACACCACAAAAGCAAGTGAGAAATCTGTGGAAATGGAGAATGACAAAAACTAA